TAACTGaccaaaatatattaatataggttGTATCTACCCCCAGTGCAGGCTGTCTGTTACTAACTGACCATGAGTATATTAATACAGGCAACATCTACCCCAGTGTATGCTGTCTGTTTCTAACTAACTGTAATTTTATTACTAGAGGCTGTATCTACCTTCATGTATGCTGTCTGTTCCTAACCTACCATGATTATATTAACATGGGCTGTACCTACCCACAGGGTATGTAGCATGTGCTGTGCTTTCACTTCACAGTCCTGGTTTATGAAACCCATGGTCCCCTCAAGTGATCTACATGGTCTAAGAATGTTGTTTTGATATAATCATAACTcccaataaaagtaaaaattactGATAGTAGCAAAGGTAGAAATCAGGGCATGCTTAAAGCAAATCTGAGAGTTAGGGCAGTCTTTTAGCAGCATGGGGGTCAGGGGAGAGTTAGAGCAAGTGTGAGATCAGGGGACGGTCAGAGTGAGGGTGAGATCAGGGAAGGGTTAGAGCGAAAGTGAGATCAGGGAAGGGTTACGGCGAGATCAGGGAGGGTTATAGTGATAGTGAGATCATTGGAGGTTCAAAGTGAGGGTGAGATCAAGAAGGGTTAGAGCAAGATCAGGGGAGGGTCAGGGCAAGGGTTAGATCAGGAAGGGTAAGAGCGAGGGTGGGATCAGGGAGATTTAGATTGAGCGTGAGATCAGGGGAGGGTCAGAGCAAGGGTGAGATCAGGGAGGGTTAGAGCGAGGGTGAGATCATGGAGGATTAGAGTGAGGGTGAGATCAGGGGAGGGTAAGAGCGAGGGTGAGATCAGGGAGAATTAGAGTGAGGGTGAGATCAGGGGAGAGTAAGAGCTAAGGTGAGATCAGGGGAGGGTCAGAGTGAGGGTGAGATCAGGGAAGGGTTAGAGCGAAAGTGAGATCAGGGAAGGGTTACGGCGAGATCAGGGAGGGTTACAGTGATAGTGAGATCATTGGAGGTTCAAAGTGAGGGTAAAATCAAGAAGGGTTAGAGCAAGATCAGGGGAGGGTCAGGGCAAGGGTTAGATCAGGAAGGGTAAGAGCGAGGGTGGGATCAGGGAGATTTAGATTGAGCGTGAGATCAGGGGAGGGTCAGAGCAAGGGTGAGATCAGGGAGGGTTAGAGCGAGGGTAAGAGCGAGGGTGAGATCAGGGAGAATTAGAGTGAGGGTGAGATCAGGGGAGAGTAAGAGCTAAGGTGAGATCAGGGAGGGTTAGAGCGAGGGTGAGATCATGGAGGATATGAGTGAGGGTGAGATCAGGGGAGGGTAAGAGCGAGGGTGAGATCAGGGGAGGGTCAGAGCGGGGTGAGATCAGGGGAGGGTCAGAGTGAGGGTGAGATCAGGGAAGGGTTAGAGCGAAAGTGAGATCAGGGAAGGGTTACGGCGAGATCAGGGAGGGTTATAGTGATAGTGAGATCATTGGAGGTTCAAAGTGAAGGTGAGATCAAGAAGGGTTAGAGCAAGATCAGGGGAGGGTCAGAGCAAGGGTGAGATCAGGGAGGGTAAGAGCGAGGGTGGGATCAGGGAGATTTAGATTGAGCGTGAGATCAGGGGAGGGTCAGAGCAAGGGTGAGATCAGGGAGGGTTAGAGTGAGGGTGAGATCAGGGGAGGGTAAGAGCAAGGGTGAGATCAGGGAGAATTAGAGTGAGGGTGAGATCAGGGGAGAGTAAGAGCTAAGGTGAGATCAGGGGAGGGTCAGAGCGGGGTGAGATCAGGGGAGGGTCAGAGCGAGGATGAGATCAGGGGAGGGTTAGAGCGAGGGTGAGATCGGGGAGGATTAGAGCGAGGGTGAGATCGGGGAGGATTAGAGCGAGGGTGAGATCGGGGAGGATTAGAGTGAGGGTGAGATCAGGGGAGCGAGGGTGAGATCAATGGAGGGATAGGGTAAAGGTGAGATCAGGGAAGGATTAGAGTGAATGTAAGATAAGGGGAGGGTCAGAGCGGGGTGAGATCGCGGGAGAATCCAAGCGAATGTGGGATCAGGGGAGAGTTATAACGATGGGCTAAAGTCAGGACAGACAGTTTACAAGGACAAAAGTCAGGGCATGCTGATAGCAAATAACTTTTAATATTATTGTGGTAAACTGCAAGTCACTGGCTAAAACCTCACAGAGTTTTACAAAATATTTACCTCCAGGGGTCAAAGCATGAAAATCTTTTAAGGTCTGAGAATCTTGGCATGGGATCCTCTGCAAAATAAAAGGGATGGGGCAACAAGAGGGATATTATGATATAAGAGGGGAATTAAAAGGGTATTTAGCCCATGTATGACATCTGATCCTATATGAATCATAGCTGGTATAAGGGGATCTGACATTAGGTGCATTATCttctaaaacaaaaataacaaatttcAGCCCCCACCAATTATTGCTCTATCCTCTCACCCTTTCATCTTGTCATCCATGTTTTACACAATGACTCTCACAACCACCATTCTCCTAAATGCTCAACTATGTTATCATACAGATCCTTTATTATGTGTCTCTGTTCTTTAAACAGTTATAACTCTGTAACTAAGGTCTACAATACCCTATACCTTACAATATCTTTGCACGTCTCTCTTATAGCCTCCAATTATCTggagtttttattttccatttacaCCACATCGGCCATTACCCTGCATTTCCATTATTTCAGccaccatttaaattatttaccccATTTCTCTGTTCTCTCAGCTATCATGTACTCCATTTCTCTCAAACATAGTTTACACACAATTTATTACCCTTTATTAGACCTACAGTATACTCCTGTATTGTATCATATGTATTAATTTCTCCATTCTGTCACTTGCCGTTTTCTATGTATCTAAATTCTCTCACCTGCTTACCCCACTTCTCGGTATCTATCCACTAACTCGCCATTGTGTCTATGTCCCCTCCGCTACAATTTACGCTAGATCTCCTTTCTCTGAGATGCCATTTGCGATTTGTCCTCAGTTATATCCGCCACCATTAACTTTTGCGCCTTCTTTCACTTACTGAGTTATTCACTACTgtgagaattgtcaagaattcaaagcaGGGTTAATTTCGGCTGCAAATTTCAatatagttttagtcatagtcttttgactaaaaagccattttagttttagtcgtattttaatcgtctgaattgttttaattttagtctaataaatctccagtagattttagccGATATGACCAAGGTCTAACGgctttagttaaagcctctatctgtctctttcgcctcttccccagcccctctgtgtctctttgtgtcctctcaGCCCCTcttggtgtctctctcccaagccctggtctgtctcttgtgccccttccacagcccctctgtgtctctttgtgtcctctcaGCCCCTCTAGTTGTCTCTCTACCAAGTCCTGGTCTGTCTCTTGTGCCCCTTCAacagccactctgtgtctctttgtgtcctctcaGCCCCTCTAGCTGTCTCTCTCccagccctggtctgtctcttgtgccccttccacagcccctctgtgtctctttgattCCTCTCagtccctctaggtgtctctctcccaagcccggtctgtctcttttgccccttccccagcctctctgtgtctctttgtgtcctatcagcccctctaggtgtctctctcccaagccctggtctgtctcttttgccccttccaaaGACCCCTCTGTGCAgttttaattttggcggcaaatttcaattcagCTTTAGTcaaagtcttttgactaaaaaaacattttagttttagttgtattttagtaatttgaattgtttttgtttaagtctagttttagtcgactaaatcaaAAAAATTAGAGATAACTAAAATTTGACCAAAATTGTAAGTCGACAAAATGAACACTgagtcaaagtgattttcaaatttaaggccaaaattataaaaaaatctcCAGGTTAATTATGCTTCCAGTTATGCTACATtagctttacatttgaaattcaccttgaactcAACTATTTTTACTATAGTGAATAGCCCTGAGGATCTCGATTTGCGTTTGGCAACATTCTCTAACCTGCCAGTTACACTATCACAAAACCTTTTCCAGTGACTTTTCCAGTGACTCCAGTGACTCCCATTCCACGTGTTTGACTTTTATCAATAAAAGTAACTTCTCTATCATGTCGTTAGATGCTTTTACCTTCAGAAAGAATTGTCTGTGAGCACATCGAAACTTGGCAAAACTGCAGAACGAATCAAAGGGTGGGATTGTGTCCAACTCTGTGCAAATCATTCCTAAAACGTATACACAGTGTATATTGTCAGAACAATATACCCATGTTATATAAAGCAGATATCTATTATACAGATGATATTGATGAATGCCAATGGTATATGCTGCAGCCAGATAACTGATATAGAGCAGAGCACACCGATATACCCACAGTATTGACAGCCATAAATCAAATCTACTAAGCACACCTGTATTCCTGAACATTAAAAGTTCAAGAATATAGATAATTTATAATGGTTCATAtcattctctttctctctttctatgtAATAGCATTTGAAAGCTTACCATCTGGGATTTGACCATGGTTCTCAAAAAGGTCGATGCGAAGGACCCGGGGTTCATTGCAACCAAAGTTCTCTCGAAATTCACACAGTTCCTCAGCTTTCCAGTCGGGGTTGAAAAGCTCCCAGAATTCCTTGTACTCGTTGTCGGAAAGAGGAGAGCCCAGTTTAGGATGCTGGTTTAAATCCACAGATTGCATACTCACCTCTGCTCTATGGAAGATCACACAAACTGTGGAAAATGAGAAAAAGTTAATATTTTCTAGAATATCTGAATTGAAAAAGGTTTCACATTCATCTATCTCCATATACTCATTGTTCTGATTTATCCTTATAAACCTCAATGTAATGTTTAGGTTGCATATAGTCCCTTGCTATGTCCAACAGccgaaagggacactctaaacaccagaaccactacatcttaatCTAGTTGTTCTAGAGCAAACAACCTATACTTGCAGTCTGCGAGTGGAGCATATGCACATAATCCCTTATAATGCTGCCCTATGGGTGAACATTGGATAAAGTCCTTATAGcagccaaaacgcgttttgcTCTTTTCCAGCGCTTCTTCAGTCAGTGAAGAAGCTCTGGAAAAGAGCAAAACGTGTTTTGGCTTCTATAAGGAccctttttaatacattttatatatagatttacatgtttttagattgtttttattatttttgttactaAATATAATAGTATTTTTAAGAGTCCTTTTGGAGCCTCTTCATTGGGAAAGTGCCATCCCCTATATATTGGCATCACACCTGTATACCCTAGAGCTGGGATTGTAAGGCTCTTTAAAAGGTGAGCCATATACCTTACAAATATCTTACAGTTTTTATATTGGACTTACTACACattggatgcttttttttttttttccactggagGGAATATCCTTAAGAAAGTGGTGTGGTGCCGCTCTAAAAGCACAGCCGCCCTATATACGGAGCCCATTTATATAggctccattacatgtgagtgACCCAATCTCAAAGCACTTTAGATTATTGTGATccaataccatctgcactatatctaGTTCCTCctgtttttttctgttctgtATGCAGTAGATATTACCTTCTGTATAACTTATATGTAGACGGggtaagtaatttttaatttttaaaattctttatttttgcaatgttaGGAATGCGGTAGTACGACAGTATAGACTTATGCAAAAGTCAATTCACAACACTCGTGCCATGTGATTTACAGAAAGACAGGATATGTTTTTTAGAGCATGTAACATTGCACACATTGGTATCTGACTTGTTCAGACTTTTACCTCTTTTTAAAATCAGTTTTATATTTAAACTATGAGATGACGCCATTGGACTCAAAGCAACATAACATCACATTTagcttttagtgttcctttaaaaaccacTCCCCTAGACTGTGTGCTAAATGATtcctttttataaaatattattcttAGTTTAATTACCATACAGAAAACATAGCCTTGTTTCTAAGCTTCTCATCTCGCTTCCAGGTCAGAAGTCTTTTCCACTGCTCATTCTGTGATGAAATCAATAACATTGCATCAGATCTTGCATGAAGTTCCGATAACATCAAATTAGAAGATCTAGAAGGACATGATATAAAATAGTTGTAAAATGTATAACAATAAAAACCGATAGCCTGTGTCTTTCCTAGGGGGCTACAAAAGGGTGATGATTATACACCATTGAGGAATGTTGGACCCGTATTTTAGGATCCTGAAGAAATATGACTGTAAGGAACCTTAAAAATACTTATGGATTCTGCATTCTGTGGTTGAGGGCTTCAAAGTGCTGCCTGGCTGTAAGTGCAATTCATATTGTACCAGTGTGATATCACACATATTttaattatagtgaaaaaaaaattgacattaaATAGTGTAATTAAAACTGTGTTGTTTATTTACCTAACAGTGATATGTATCTGTAATACTTATTGGTTACATAAATAGCTATCTGTTCAAGTCACCTAAAATGTTCTA
The DNA window shown above is from Pelobates fuscus isolate aPelFus1 chromosome 10, aPelFus1.pri, whole genome shotgun sequence and carries:
- the ACRBP gene encoding acrosin-binding protein isoform X1, translated to MRSLETRLCFLYVCVIFHRAEVSMQSVDLNQHPKLGSPLSDNEYKEFWELFNPDWKAEELCEFRENFGCNEPRVLRIDLFENHGQIPDGMICTELDTIPPFDSFCSFAKFRCAHRQFFLKRIPCQDSQTLKDFHALTPGAKSYVIDEEGLIHAHIVKLIQLSIKLSGEDTYLKDANKADRSLAKRSVSKYPSSWPSVPQSTFYKDQQRKSPLASLKVVNLIKKPKS
- the ACRBP gene encoding acrosin-binding protein isoform X2, which codes for MRSLETRLCFLYVCVIFHRAEVSMQSVDLNQHPKLGSPLSDNEYKEFWELFNPDWKAEELCEFRENFGCNEPRVLRIDLFENHGQIPDGMICTELDTIPPFDSFCSFAKFRCAHRQFFLKRIPCQDSQTLKDFHALTPGAKSYVIDEEGLIHAHIVKLIQLSIKLSGEDTYLKDANKADRSLAKRSVSNGGHITTVKSPYLVDYNRTNI